Proteins from a single region of Gemmatimonadaceae bacterium:
- a CDS encoding biopolymer transporter ExbD, producing the protein MAMSSGGSGGGLSNDINVTPMIDVLLVLLIIFMAALPSMRKAIDIQLPDPTPSVQPNNSKSDQIVLEVKPGGQFSINTRDVVGTDNLKRQLKEIYDPRPEKIIFVKGDPKVKYADVIEAMDIARGAGVKVIGVPPKDIPGDTKPAGK; encoded by the coding sequence ATGGCTATGTCGTCAGGCGGTAGTGGCGGAGGCCTCAGCAACGACATCAACGTCACGCCAATGATCGACGTTCTGCTCGTGCTGCTGATCATCTTCATGGCGGCGCTGCCGTCGATGCGGAAAGCGATCGACATTCAGCTTCCGGATCCCACGCCGAGCGTGCAGCCGAACAACTCGAAGTCCGACCAGATCGTACTCGAAGTCAAACCTGGTGGTCAGTTCTCGATCAACACCCGGGATGTAGTGGGCACGGACAATCTGAAGCGCCAGCTCAAGGAGATTTACGATCCCCGTCCCGAAAAGATCATCTTCGTGAAGGGTGATCCCAAGGTGAAGTATGCCGACGTCATCGAGGCGATGGACATCGCACGCGGTGCCGGGGTGAAGGTCATCGGAGTTCCGCCGAAGGACATTCCAGGCGATACGAAGCCAGCAGGGAAGTAG
- a CDS encoding ATP-binding protein, protein MNALLNGQEVAVWLGSQDERSNNQKVRLRRAWGVGSEGVETENVAAFLADGADWSRGFAAVRLLTGHRVLGALVLRRHEPLTSDERVLFYIVADMLATPLRAAEYARRLESEVVERTMEIEEQRRFTAKIIDSLPVGLYVIDREYRIQAWNRKRETGMQGVSREEAIGRTIFEILHRQPADVLRGEFEDVLRTGRMQQFQIESSASGEKRTYRITKIPMRLDDTEVSHVITIGEDITEWREAQEGFAQAEKLAAIGTLAAGVMHEINNPLATIGACAEALAVHVTEEGMTSARLATSLPESLQLIEHEVQRCKGIVEGVLDFSRPKKSVRTLFDINSVLEKTLFLLKHHSRFKKLTVKLEMQTSLPFVSASEEQLVQVVMALLINAMDAMHERGTIVLRTRADAKRNTVLAEVIDQGDGIRSAELSKIFEPFYTTKPPGRGTGLGLSICYSLVAENSGRIEVESVIGKGSVFRIVLPAATAQPLRAAV, encoded by the coding sequence GTGAACGCGCTGTTGAACGGTCAAGAGGTCGCCGTGTGGCTTGGCTCCCAGGACGAACGCAGCAACAACCAGAAGGTGCGGTTGCGCCGCGCGTGGGGAGTCGGAAGCGAGGGGGTCGAGACCGAGAATGTCGCCGCATTCCTCGCCGATGGCGCCGATTGGAGTCGTGGCTTCGCCGCGGTTCGCTTGCTGACCGGACATCGCGTGTTAGGCGCTCTAGTCCTCAGACGACACGAGCCCCTGACCTCCGATGAACGCGTTCTCTTTTACATCGTCGCCGACATGCTCGCTACGCCGCTACGCGCGGCCGAGTACGCCCGCCGCCTGGAAAGCGAAGTCGTGGAGCGGACGATGGAGATCGAGGAGCAGCGGCGATTCACTGCCAAGATCATCGATTCGCTTCCCGTCGGCCTGTACGTGATCGATCGCGAATATCGAATCCAGGCCTGGAACCGGAAGCGCGAAACGGGCATGCAGGGAGTCTCGCGGGAGGAAGCGATCGGGCGCACGATCTTCGAGATCCTCCATCGCCAGCCGGCGGACGTACTTCGTGGTGAGTTCGAGGACGTCCTCAGAACCGGTCGCATGCAGCAGTTTCAGATCGAGTCGAGTGCTTCCGGTGAGAAGCGCACGTATCGGATCACCAAGATTCCCATGCGCCTCGACGACACCGAGGTATCGCACGTCATCACGATCGGCGAAGACATCACGGAGTGGCGCGAGGCACAGGAAGGATTCGCGCAAGCGGAAAAGCTCGCCGCCATCGGGACACTCGCCGCGGGAGTCATGCACGAGATCAACAATCCACTCGCGACAATCGGCGCGTGCGCCGAGGCGCTGGCGGTGCACGTAACCGAAGAGGGAATGACTTCGGCGCGCCTCGCGACATCGCTTCCGGAGTCACTGCAACTCATCGAACACGAGGTGCAGCGGTGCAAAGGGATCGTCGAAGGTGTGCTCGACTTCAGTCGGCCGAAGAAATCGGTCCGTACCCTGTTCGACATCAATAGCGTGCTCGAAAAAACACTCTTTCTGCTCAAGCATCACTCGCGTTTCAAGAAGCTCACCGTCAAGCTCGAGATGCAAACGTCGCTGCCCTTCGTGTCAGCGAGCGAAGAGCAGCTCGTCCAGGTTGTCATGGCGCTCCTCATCAACGCCATGGATGCGATGCACGAGCGCGGCACGATCGTTTTGCGCACGCGCGCCGATGCCAAGCGCAATACAGTGCTCGCCGAAGTCATCGATCAAGGTGACGGAATTCGTAGCGCTGAGCTGTCGAAAATTTTCGAACCGTTTTACACGACCAAGCCGCCGGGCCGTGGCACTGGGCTCGGCCTCTCCATCTGTTACTCGCTGGTTGCCGAAAACTCCGGACGCATCGAGGTCGAAAGCGTCATCGGAAAGGGAAGTGTGTTTCGCATCGTGCTTCCCGCGGCAACTGCTCAACCTCTTCGCGCCGCCGTATGA
- a CDS encoding DUF3341 domain-containing protein, with product MRGVLGAFHELDSAVHAIEDLGKHRFKEITVYTPTPRHEFEHVLDKGPSAVRVFTLIFGLAGVTFGYWIAVWISDYWPIVVGGKAIATWVPFTIFGFEVMVLIGGLATVYAMFGLSGMPRLTTTVGYDPRFSGGDFGVWVETSADRADEAMDVLRRHGAREVRSER from the coding sequence ATGCGAGGCGTACTGGGTGCCTTTCACGAGCTGGACTCGGCGGTGCACGCAATCGAGGACTTGGGCAAGCACCGATTCAAGGAGATCACTGTTTACACGCCAACGCCGCGCCACGAATTCGAGCACGTGCTCGACAAGGGGCCGAGCGCGGTCCGGGTGTTCACGCTGATCTTCGGTCTCGCGGGTGTGACGTTCGGCTATTGGATCGCGGTATGGATCTCCGATTACTGGCCAATCGTTGTCGGGGGGAAGGCAATTGCCACGTGGGTCCCGTTCACCATTTTCGGTTTCGAGGTGATGGTCCTCATCGGCGGTCTGGCCACAGTCTACGCGATGTTCGGCTTGTCGGGGATGCCGCGCCTGACGACTACCGTCGGTTACGATCCGCGCTTCAGCGGCGGCGACTTCGGCGTCTGGGTCGAGACCAGCGCCGATCGCGCTGACGAGGCCATGGACGTGCTCCGTCGCCATGGTGCGCGGGAGGTGCGGAGTGAGCGATAA
- the trxA gene encoding thioredoxin, whose product MPDTETATPTKHLTLRCQFCETWNRIDATRAADRPKCGKCGRPMLLDRPFPLNDETFARTLEGAEVPVLVDFYADWCGPCKIMAPYVDDLAASYQGRALVAKLDTDRAQQTAAGFNIRGIPTTIVFKDGREVARHTGAVPKPMLAKMIDGAL is encoded by the coding sequence ATGCCGGACACGGAGACCGCCACGCCCACCAAGCACCTGACGCTGCGCTGCCAGTTCTGTGAGACGTGGAATCGCATCGACGCCACCCGTGCGGCGGACCGGCCCAAGTGCGGCAAATGCGGCAGGCCGATGCTCCTCGATCGACCCTTTCCGCTGAACGACGAGACCTTTGCCCGCACCCTCGAGGGCGCCGAGGTTCCCGTGCTCGTCGACTTCTATGCCGACTGGTGCGGCCCGTGCAAGATCATGGCGCCTTACGTCGACGACTTGGCCGCGAGCTACCAGGGGCGTGCTCTCGTCGCGAAGCTCGACACGGACCGTGCTCAGCAGACTGCGGCGGGCTTCAATATTCGCGGCATTCCGACGACGATCGTCTTCAAGGACGGACGCGAGGTCGCACGGCACACAGGTGCCGTCCCGAAGCCGATGCTCGCGAAGATGATCGACGGAGCGCTGTGA
- a CDS encoding TonB family protein, whose amino-acid sequence MFDNLIESKAKKQKRAGGVIFSAVLHVVLITAAVYGTLQAKDAIEKPKAEKVEFVEMKKKDEPPPPKEEPKPPPPDVVMKAPPPKGFQVLTAPIKIPDVLPDIDLSKHVTNEDDFSGKGVAGGIAKGVVGGTPQPVSDQPYFEFQVEKQVAALPDNPRPRYPDMLRSANVEGEVLAQFVVDTTGRAEMNTFKVLKTSHDLFTNSVRSALANMRFYPAEVGGRKVKQLVQMPFVFGLNK is encoded by the coding sequence ATGTTCGATAACCTCATCGAATCGAAGGCAAAGAAGCAGAAGCGGGCCGGCGGCGTGATTTTCAGCGCTGTCCTGCACGTAGTCCTCATCACTGCCGCGGTCTACGGAACGCTGCAGGCGAAGGACGCAATTGAAAAACCGAAAGCGGAGAAGGTCGAGTTCGTCGAGATGAAGAAGAAGGACGAGCCGCCACCGCCGAAGGAGGAGCCGAAGCCGCCGCCGCCGGACGTCGTTATGAAGGCGCCGCCGCCGAAGGGCTTCCAGGTGCTCACCGCACCAATCAAGATCCCCGATGTCTTGCCCGACATCGACCTCTCGAAGCATGTCACCAATGAAGATGACTTCTCGGGTAAGGGCGTCGCGGGTGGTATCGCCAAGGGCGTCGTCGGCGGAACGCCGCAGCCCGTGAGCGATCAGCCGTACTTCGAGTTCCAGGTCGAGAAGCAGGTCGCTGCGTTGCCGGACAATCCGCGGCCGCGCTATCCCGACATGCTCCGGTCGGCCAACGTCGAGGGCGAGGTGCTCGCTCAGTTCGTCGTCGACACCACCGGTCGCGCGGAGATGAACACCTTCAAGGTGCTCAAGACCAGCCACGATCTCTTCACGAATTCCGTGAGGTCCGCGCTCGCCAACATGCGCTTTTATCCGGCGGAAGTCGGCGGCCGGAAAGTGAAACAGCTCGTCCAAATGCCTTTCGTCTTCGGTCTCAACAAGTAA
- a CDS encoding biopolymer transporter ExbD, with protein MAMSSSSGSGSVASSPNVTPMIDVMLVLLIIFMVVTPALLAGFNADPPKAVNLKDHPEDANLDQVLGIDRDGNYYLNKKRIRTEDVGPMLKRIYDARTEDKILYLKADKQLDYSKVLDALDLAAKNGVRVTGMISEQKPGTISTVVGDTKATAPVGKAPPAGGKP; from the coding sequence ATGGCAATGTCGTCTAGTAGTGGCAGCGGGAGTGTCGCCTCGTCACCTAACGTGACGCCGATGATCGACGTGATGCTCGTGCTCCTGATCATCTTCATGGTCGTCACTCCGGCGCTACTCGCCGGATTCAATGCCGATCCACCGAAGGCGGTCAACCTGAAGGACCATCCAGAAGATGCCAACCTCGATCAGGTGTTGGGCATCGACCGCGATGGGAACTATTACCTGAACAAGAAGCGCATTCGCACCGAGGACGTGGGTCCGATGCTGAAGCGGATCTATGATGCCCGCACGGAGGACAAGATTCTTTACCTCAAGGCGGACAAGCAGCTCGATTATTCCAAGGTGCTCGATGCGCTGGACCTCGCCGCCAAGAACGGAGTGCGCGTTACGGGCATGATCTCGGAGCAGAAGCCGGGAACGATCTCGACAGTCGTCGGCGACACGAAGGCGACGGCGCCAGTCGGCAAAGCACCGCCGGCGGGAGGGAAACCGTAA
- a CDS encoding MotA/TolQ/ExbB proton channel family protein, translated as MDLSLIDLWHQMGLFAKFICFVMAVMSIYSLTVMVSKWWGLRKAQKETIKFAPEFSQFLEEDNLTEAIRLAESYKRSHVALVLGGALQEVKPLIQDGSVTVADINSAERAVERNMLLEITNLKRGLAVLATVGATAPFVGLLGTTMGIVNAFTGMAATGSGGLAAIGGGIAEALITTAFGLLVAIPAVWAYNYFTTKIDNLTAEMTYVSKEMIDYLIKGVSGEFGRSRFTREFNASGGAGGPIAQ; from the coding sequence ATGGATCTCTCGCTTATCGATCTCTGGCACCAAATGGGGCTGTTCGCCAAGTTCATCTGCTTTGTCATGGCAGTCATGTCGATCTACTCGCTGACAGTCATGGTCTCCAAGTGGTGGGGCCTGCGAAAGGCTCAGAAGGAAACGATCAAGTTCGCGCCGGAGTTCTCGCAGTTCCTCGAGGAGGACAACCTCACCGAAGCGATTCGCCTCGCTGAGAGTTACAAGCGGTCGCATGTCGCGCTCGTGCTCGGCGGCGCGCTGCAGGAAGTGAAGCCTCTCATTCAGGACGGGTCGGTCACCGTCGCGGACATCAACTCGGCGGAGCGCGCGGTCGAGCGCAACATGCTGCTCGAGATCACGAATCTGAAGCGCGGCCTGGCCGTTCTCGCGACGGTCGGTGCGACGGCGCCGTTCGTCGGTCTTCTCGGCACGACGATGGGTATCGTGAACGCGTTCACCGGAATGGCCGCGACTGGATCGGGCGGTCTCGCCGCGATCGGTGGTGGCATCGCCGAAGCCCTTATCACGACGGCGTTCGGTTTACTCGTCGCGATCCCGGCCGTGTGGGCGTATAACTATTTCACGACCAAGATCGACAATCTCACCGCCGAGATGACGTACGTCTCCAAAGAGATGATCGACTATTTGATCAAGGGCGTCTCGGGCGAGTTCGGCCGCAGTCGCTTCACGCGTGAGTTCAACGCCTCCGGCGGAGCCGGTGGCCCGATCGCCCAGTAA
- a CDS encoding sigma-54 dependent transcriptional regulator produces the protein MTLATPTRPIASQTPVPKPAIPEQGRIRVLVAEDEEHLGQILTSFLAGRGHQVTAVLDGRAALEALRAEAFDVALLDIVMPELDGLEVLRQVREEPDAPEMIIITGNGTIETAITAMKLGAYDYMSKPYRMAEIDVLVRRAWEKRQLAKENQYLHAKLSRVDAAPEIITQYAPMRAVLSMVERAAPSDTPVLIVGESGTGKELVARALHRLSRRAGPLVDLNCATLAENMVETELFGHERGAFSGATTRKSGLLEVAANGTLFFDEISALTSKMQAKLLRALEQGSFFRVGGTQKVEVNVRLVTATNRDLESAVRDGQFRDDLLYRVNTITIALPPLRQRAVDIPLLAEYFLSRFGAVDASALAPEALALLQEYQWPGNIRELRNVIERAVLLARGRVIRAQDLPLNLAAAPGSPASMVGGQLTLEELERRHIESVLLQTKWHQGKAAEVLGISSKTLYRKIREYQFRRPKRH, from the coding sequence ATGACACTCGCGACTCCGACCAGACCCATTGCTTCTCAAACGCCCGTACCGAAGCCGGCAATTCCGGAGCAAGGGCGTATTCGTGTCCTCGTCGCCGAAGACGAGGAGCATCTCGGCCAGATCCTAACGAGCTTTCTCGCTGGACGAGGCCATCAAGTGACCGCAGTCTTGGATGGTCGTGCGGCGCTCGAAGCGCTGCGCGCCGAGGCGTTCGACGTGGCGCTGCTCGACATCGTCATGCCGGAGCTGGATGGTCTCGAGGTGTTGCGTCAGGTCCGTGAAGAGCCGGACGCGCCGGAGATGATCATCATCACCGGCAACGGCACGATCGAGACTGCCATTACCGCGATGAAGCTTGGCGCCTACGACTACATGTCCAAGCCGTATCGAATGGCCGAGATCGACGTTCTCGTCCGGCGCGCCTGGGAAAAACGACAGTTGGCGAAAGAGAACCAGTATCTGCACGCAAAGCTGTCACGCGTCGACGCGGCGCCGGAGATCATCACGCAGTATGCGCCGATGCGCGCCGTGCTCTCGATGGTCGAGCGCGCCGCGCCGAGCGACACGCCCGTGCTGATCGTTGGTGAGTCGGGCACAGGGAAGGAGCTCGTCGCACGAGCGCTACATCGTCTCTCGCGCCGCGCCGGCCCGTTGGTCGACCTCAACTGCGCCACTCTCGCCGAGAACATGGTCGAGACGGAGCTCTTCGGTCACGAGCGCGGTGCCTTCAGCGGAGCGACAACGCGCAAGTCGGGGCTACTCGAGGTGGCGGCGAACGGCACGCTCTTCTTCGACGAGATCAGTGCGCTCACGAGCAAGATGCAGGCGAAGCTTCTGCGTGCACTCGAGCAGGGAAGCTTCTTCCGCGTCGGCGGCACGCAGAAAGTCGAGGTGAACGTGCGTCTCGTCACCGCAACGAACCGGGACCTCGAATCGGCCGTGCGCGACGGACAGTTCCGTGACGATTTGCTCTATCGCGTCAACACGATCACGATTGCGTTGCCGCCACTCCGTCAGCGTGCAGTCGACATTCCGCTGCTGGCCGAATACTTCCTCTCTCGCTTCGGCGCGGTGGATGCGTCGGCGCTCGCACCGGAGGCACTCGCGCTGCTGCAGGAATACCAATGGCCAGGGAACATTCGCGAGTTGCGCAACGTGATCGAGCGCGCGGTGCTGCTCGCGCGCGGCCGTGTGATACGCGCGCAGGACCTGCCCTTGAATCTCGCCGCGGCGCCGGGATCGCCCGCATCGATGGTGGGCGGCCAGCTCACGCTCGAGGAGTTGGAGCGCCGTCACATCGAGTCCGTCCTTCTGCAGACGAAGTGGCATCAGGGGAAGGCGGCCGAGGTGCTCGGCATCTCATCGAAGACGCTGTACCGCAAAATTCGCGAGTACCAGTTCCGACGGCCGAAGCGCCACTAG
- a CDS encoding HAMP domain-containing sensor histidine kinase yields the protein MASTRTRLTVSYLVVLTATLIAFAVALYVARGAEADQDLLEQAAALADDVLATIRNAQLGGQRLAPQEMGEQLDRHPGYFVVLDSVGRLLYSSNAVRLLAAEDQQDLYTLAFQLRPGGSAARLALTADSLIKGRLMLVARRDPSVGGNISRVVGGLPTDLANVAPHLLLGTLLALAPVILIISLGVAYFVAGHAFRPVDELINEVEAITDGRSLHRRLPVATSGDELARLSATLNAMIARLESSFTALRRFTADASHELKTPLTVLRADVERAMHPVTSPADRMVALEEALQETARMADLVESLLTLARADEGRYDLHREPVRLEPLVRDVFETAAILGEEAGLTIELLACEDATVLGDPDRLRQLFLNLVTNAIKYTPRGGHVEFSLTRRPHDEVALNVRDTGIGISASDLPHVFERFWRADRVRSRRVASDDSSWALDRGGFGLGLSIAQWIVQAHGGTLTVQSRLGRGSMFSVVLPTAPMPVDDAIQRAEPATSTASRASGGKGDSNSDFTDS from the coding sequence ATGGCATCGACACGAACGCGCCTAACGGTCAGCTACCTCGTCGTGCTCACGGCGACGCTCATCGCGTTCGCCGTGGCGTTGTACGTGGCGCGTGGCGCGGAGGCGGATCAGGACCTGCTCGAGCAGGCGGCAGCGCTCGCCGATGACGTGCTCGCGACGATTCGGAACGCGCAGCTCGGCGGACAGCGCCTCGCGCCACAAGAGATGGGCGAGCAGCTCGACCGCCATCCGGGTTACTTCGTCGTGCTCGATAGTGTGGGCCGTCTGCTGTACTCCTCGAATGCTGTTCGCCTGCTCGCGGCGGAGGATCAGCAGGACCTCTACACCCTGGCATTTCAGCTGCGCCCCGGTGGCTCGGCGGCGCGCCTGGCGCTCACGGCCGACTCGCTCATCAAAGGGCGGCTGATGCTCGTTGCCCGGCGCGATCCGAGCGTCGGCGGGAACATTTCGCGAGTCGTCGGTGGGCTGCCGACCGACCTGGCGAATGTCGCGCCGCATCTGCTGCTCGGGACGCTGCTCGCGCTCGCGCCGGTGATCCTCATCATTTCGTTAGGCGTGGCGTACTTCGTCGCCGGACATGCATTCCGGCCCGTGGATGAGCTGATCAACGAAGTCGAGGCGATTACCGACGGTCGGAGTCTGCATCGCCGACTTCCAGTGGCGACGAGCGGCGACGAGCTCGCGCGCCTCTCGGCGACACTGAACGCCATGATCGCGCGGCTCGAGAGCTCGTTCACCGCGTTGCGGCGATTCACCGCGGATGCGAGCCACGAGCTCAAGACACCGCTCACCGTGCTGCGCGCGGACGTGGAGCGCGCGATGCATCCGGTCACTTCGCCGGCCGACCGCATGGTCGCGCTCGAGGAGGCGCTCCAGGAAACGGCGCGGATGGCCGACCTCGTTGAGAGTTTGCTCACGCTTGCGCGCGCCGACGAGGGGCGCTACGATCTGCATCGGGAGCCCGTGCGGCTCGAGCCGCTCGTCCGCGACGTGTTCGAGACCGCGGCGATTCTCGGCGAGGAGGCGGGCCTGACGATCGAACTGCTCGCCTGCGAGGACGCGACGGTGCTCGGCGACCCCGATCGACTCCGCCAGCTCTTTCTCAATCTCGTGACGAACGCGATCAAGTACACGCCGCGCGGCGGTCACGTCGAGTTTTCGCTGACGCGTCGTCCACACGACGAGGTCGCGCTCAACGTGCGCGACACCGGCATCGGGATCTCGGCGTCCGACCTACCGCATGTGTTCGAGCGATTCTGGCGTGCCGATCGCGTTCGCTCGCGGCGTGTGGCGAGCGACGATAGTTCATGGGCCCTCGACCGTGGCGGATTTGGGCTCGGTCTCTCGATTGCGCAGTGGATCGTGCAGGCACATGGTGGCACGCTCACGGTGCAGTCGCGATTGGGACGCGGCAGTATGTTCTCCGTCGTTCTTCCGACGGCGCCGATGCCCGTTGACGACGCCATTCAGCGCGCGGAGCCGGCAACATCAACCGCCTCACGTGCTTCCGGCGGGAAAGGTGATTCTAACAGCGACTTCACCGATTCTTAA
- a CDS encoding redoxin domain-containing protein, translating into MAAISTSTHPASPTVGTPAPDFTLPSTSGERVTLSQLRGKPVLIAFFPLAFSPTCTAELCEMRDDWSEFEKRGLAVLPISVDSTYALKEYKQKYSMKVDLLSDFKREVTIRYGVLNEDRFFSNRAYFLVDRDGLVRWAHVEENPSHKRTNQEILAAVERLI; encoded by the coding sequence ATGGCCGCGATCTCCACATCGACGCACCCGGCGTCGCCAACCGTGGGCACACCTGCGCCCGACTTCACGCTTCCATCGACCTCCGGTGAGCGCGTGACACTCTCGCAACTTCGCGGCAAGCCCGTACTGATTGCGTTCTTTCCGCTCGCTTTCTCACCGACCTGCACGGCGGAGCTCTGTGAAATGCGTGACGACTGGAGCGAGTTCGAAAAGCGCGGCTTGGCCGTCCTGCCGATCAGCGTCGACTCGACTTACGCGCTCAAGGAGTACAAACAGAAGTACAGCATGAAGGTTGACCTGCTAAGCGACTTCAAACGTGAGGTTACGATCCGCTACGGCGTGCTCAACGAGGATCGGTTCTTTTCCAACCGCGCCTACTTCCTCGTCGATCGCGATGGTCTCGTCCGATGGGCACACGTCGAGGAGAATCCGAGCCATAAACGTACGAATCAGGAGATTCTTGCCGCGGTTGAACGCTTGATTTAG
- a CDS encoding response regulator transcription factor — MRILVIEDDPTVGQYVKRGLEEQRYAVDLVADGDEGERRASSEAYDLVILDMRLPKKPGLEVLNSLRAKGFEKPVLVLTAQDAVDAKVATLRAGADDYVTKPFAFEELLARVEALSRRPQAIAPHKLSVGDLELDQSTREVRRNGELIELTPKEYTVLEYLMRHSSRVMSRTLITEYAWGYHFDPGTNIVDVVINHLRKKIDAKHGHKMITTVRGVGYMIKDS, encoded by the coding sequence ATGCGGATTCTCGTCATCGAAGACGACCCAACGGTCGGACAGTACGTGAAGCGTGGGCTCGAGGAGCAACGGTATGCGGTGGATCTCGTTGCCGATGGCGACGAGGGAGAGCGACGAGCCAGCTCGGAGGCGTACGATCTCGTCATCCTCGACATGCGCCTGCCGAAAAAGCCTGGGCTCGAGGTGCTCAACAGTTTGCGCGCGAAGGGATTCGAGAAGCCCGTGTTGGTGCTGACGGCGCAGGACGCCGTCGACGCAAAGGTGGCGACGCTGCGCGCGGGTGCGGACGATTACGTCACGAAGCCGTTTGCGTTCGAGGAGCTCCTCGCGCGCGTGGAGGCGCTCTCGCGCCGTCCGCAGGCGATCGCGCCTCACAAGTTGAGCGTCGGGGATCTCGAGCTCGACCAGAGTACGCGCGAGGTGCGCCGGAACGGTGAGCTGATCGAGTTGACGCCGAAGGAATACACGGTGCTCGAGTACCTGATGCGTCACAGCAGCCGTGTCATGAGCCGGACGCTGATCACCGAGTATGCGTGGGGATATCATTTCGATCCGGGCACGAACATCGTCGACGTCGTGATCAACCATCTTCGCAAGAAGATCGACGCGAAACACGGACACAAGATGATCACGACCGTTCGCGGTGTCGGCTACATGATCAAGGACAGTTGA
- a CDS encoding cytochrome c: MSDNAVMGSWLLVFARFISPIIKHRAPTTVLAAVLLGASGCSWFTDFKQQPKIDPWESLADTIPPRGNPQTSVPMYGTAAPGYEYGRAQLPNVIDSMSSIPNPVAPDARSLRNGRINFQINCAVCHGPLAHGDGPATKYGMAGINLTLDVTRNRTDGYIFGMIRNGRGLMPTYNRIEEPDRWDIVNYVRSLQGRFGAVPDTTHGFPGENGTTVPGPSISAPTRPAPYYHMIYPQAGTQPGAPATAAPAPNVAPGAATPATPRDTMRAGRAADSTRRRP; the protein is encoded by the coding sequence GTGAGCGATAACGCGGTGATGGGTTCCTGGTTGTTGGTGTTTGCTCGTTTCATTTCACCAATCATCAAACACCGGGCACCAACGACCGTTCTCGCGGCGGTCCTGCTGGGGGCCAGTGGTTGTTCCTGGTTCACCGACTTCAAGCAGCAGCCGAAGATCGATCCGTGGGAAAGCCTCGCCGACACGATACCGCCGCGCGGGAATCCGCAGACCTCCGTTCCAATGTACGGAACCGCGGCTCCGGGCTACGAGTATGGGCGAGCCCAGTTGCCTAACGTCATCGATTCGATGTCGTCGATCCCGAATCCGGTGGCGCCCGACGCGCGCTCGCTCCGCAACGGCCGCATCAACTTCCAGATCAACTGCGCCGTCTGCCACGGACCGCTCGCCCACGGCGACGGCCCGGCCACGAAGTACGGGATGGCGGGCATCAACCTCACCCTCGACGTCACGAGGAATCGGACCGACGGCTACATCTTCGGCATGATTCGCAACGGGCGCGGTCTGATGCCGACGTACAACCGCATCGAAGAGCCGGATCGGTGGGACATCGTGAATTATGTACGCTCGCTGCAAGGAAGGTTCGGCGCGGTGCCGGACACGACGCATGGTTTCCCTGGCGAGAATGGGACAACAGTGCCAGGACCTTCGATCTCGGCGCCGACGCGCCCCGCGCCGTACTACCACATGATATATCCGCAGGCGGGGACACAGCCTGGCGCGCCGGCGACCGCGGCTCCAGCGCCTAACGTCGCTCCAGGCGCTGCTACTCCGGCGACGCCGCGCGACACGATGCGTGCCGGGAGAGCTGCCGATTCAACGAGACGACGACCGTGA